The Chitiniphilus purpureus sequence TGGTGGGCCGCCCGCGCCGCCAGCCAGGGCATCGCCGTCGCCCAGCGCAATATCGCCGGCTACGCCCAGCGCTACACCAGTGCCTACCTGTCGCTCAACCAGCCCGGCACGGCCGTGTCCGCCGGCGCCGGCATCCTTGCCAGCTGCGGCTGGCTCAAGGAGCAATGGGATGCCGGCAATGTGGCGATGATCCACAACGTGATCGGCGCCACCTCGCGCGACCATGCGCATTCGCTGCTGGTGATGGACCAGGGCGACCGCGGCAGCGGGGCGATCGATCGCAAGCCGGGCTGGGGTGGCCGGCTCGCGGCGCTGCTGGGCGGCACCGCACGCGTCGGCGCGCTGACCAAGACACCGCGCCCGTTCTGTCTTGCGCCCAGCGGCAACGGCCAGCCGCCGAATGCCGACCTGGTGCTCAACCTGGCCAATTCGCGCAAGCTTGCGCTGGCCGAGCGGGTGACCAATCCGAACGATCCGGTGTGGAAGCAGACCGGTTCCGAACTGGTGCTGGCACGCAGTCTCAAGTCCTACTACGCCGGCCGCAACTTCAACGGCGACCCCGCGCTCGCCCGGCTCGCCCGGCATGAGCGCGCATTGCGCGAGCTGGGGGCGCAGGTCACCGCCCAGCTCGGCGGCGGCGAGACCCTGACCGACGGCGCCCGGCTGCCGGTGCCGGACGCGATCCGGGCGCTCTACTCCGATGTCGCCGTGCCCTACCCGAGCCGTTATTGGGGGGGGCAGATCCGCAACCTGCACGATGTGCTGGCCCTGTCCGGCGTCGTCAACACCCCGGTGCTGTCGATGGAATACGGCGGCTGGGATACGCACAAGCTGCAACGCGACGATATCGAGGGCAATTTCATCGACCTGTTCGGCAAGGGGCGCGGCTTCGATCTGCTGTGGCAGAACCTGGACGCCACTGCGCGGCGCAACCTTGTGCTGGTGATCTACGGTGAATTCGGCCGCCAGCTGGCCGCCAACGGTGACCAGGGCACCGACCACGGCCGCGGCAACGCGGTACTGGTGATCGGTGAATCGGTGAAGGGCGGGATGTATGGCACCCCTTTCCCCGAGCGGGAGATCCCGCTGTTCGCCCGCGGCCTGAACGATGACATCCAGGGGCTGACCGGGGTGGAGCATGTGTTCGGCGCCGTCGCCGACTGGGTGGCCGGGGGCAGTACCGGCAACAACGTCGTCAACCGCAGCAACGCACTGATCGAAAGCGGGCTGAGGCTGGACCAGCTGTTCGCCTGATCCCCGCGCCGCATTCCGCCGGCACCGCCATGGGGTGATGCCGGTGCCGGATGCGGTGCCCGTGCAGGCCGGGTCTCGGCGATGCTAGTCGGCGCGTGCCTCGATCAGCGCAAGCGTCACCCGCTCGGTCCGGTCAAGCCCGCGCACACGCGGCAGCCCCGGCGGCTCACGCCCGTCGCACCACGCGTTGGCGAAGTGCGTCAGCACCGCCGGATGGATGTACGCGCTGCGGCAGACCGCCGGCGTGTTGCCGAGCCGGCCGGCCACGGCATCGACAATGGCCTTGGTGCAGCGCTTGGCCTCGGTGGCGTTGCGACAGGGCGGATGGGCAAGGCACAGCGCGGTGGCCTCGCGCGTGGCGCCCCAGGTGCGGAAATCCTTGGCGGTCGCCTGCGTGCCGCTCGCGTCGCGCAGGTAGTCGTTCACATCGGTCGACGTCAGCCGCCGCACCACCCCCTGCGCGTCGCGATAGCGGAACACCTGGGCGCCGGGCAGCTCCATGCAGCGGCGCAGCACGCCGGCCAGGGTGCGGTCGCGGAACTGGATGCGGTGCTCCACGCCGGACTTGCCGCGAAACCGCAGTTGCACGACGCTGCTGCCCAGTTGCACGTGCCGCTTGCGCAGCGTGGTCAGCCCGAAGCTGCGGTTGGCACGCGCGTATTCCTCATTGCCCACCCGCACCAGGGTCGCTTCCAGCAGCCGCACCAGTGCCGCCAGCACCTTGCTGCGCGGCAGGCCATGCGCCGCCAGATCGCGTGCCACCCGTTGGCGCAGGCGCGGCAAGGCGCGGGCGAACCGCGCCAGATGCGCGAACTTGTCGGCTGCGCGATGCACCTGCCATTCCTCGTGATAGCGGTATTGCTTGCGCCCCTTGCTGTCGTAACCGGTCGCCTGCAGATGACCATGCGGCACCATGCAGATCCAGACCCGCTCCCATGCCGGGGGAATCGCCAGCGCACGGATGCGTGCCAGGATCGCAGGATCGCGCACATTGGCGCCATCCGGGTCCACGTAGCGGAAGCCGCGCCCGCAGCGTATCCGCCGGTAGCCAGGCGCATCCGCCGACACCCGGACCAGTTCCGGCGGCTCGATCATGCGTCGGCCGCGGGCGGCATGGAGGGTGTCGCCGGGATGCGCGCCAGGATGGCGGTTCCCTGGCCGGGCTGGCTGCGTACCTTGAATTCGCCGCCGAAGGCAAGCACGCGCTGCTCCATCCCGATCAAGCCGTGATGGCCGATCGGCCGGGCACGCAGATCGGCCGGATCGAAGCCCACACCGTCGTCGCGCACCGTCAGCACACTCCAGCCATCCTGGGTGCCGAGCGTCACCTGCAGCGTGGTCGCCTGTGCATACTTGGCCACATTGGTCAGTGCCTCCTGCGCAATGCGGTACAGCGCCAGCGCGGCGTCGTCCTCCGGCGGCAGCAAGCCGCTGCCCACGTCGAACTGCACCTGCCAGCCGTTGCGCGCGCCCTGCTCGTCCAGCAACATCGCCAGCGCATCACGCAGGCCCAGATGCCGTAGCGCGGAGGGACGCAGGTCTTCGATCAGACGGCGCTTCATCGCGATGCCGTCATCCAGCAGCGACAATGCCCGCACCAGTTTTTCCAGCACGGCCGGAGCGGCACCGGTGAGCTGACGCTTGATCCACGACAGGTCAAGCTTGATCGCGGTCAGCAACGAGCCCAGCTCGTCGTGCAGTTCGCGCGCCAGCCGGTGCCGTTCGTCCTCGCTCACCCGCTGCAGATAGCCTGCAAGTTCGGAGAGCTTGTGCGTGCGCTCCTGCACCCGCTGTTCCAGCACCTCGCGATAGCGCGCCAGTTCGTCCTCGATCTGCTTTTGCTCGGTGATGTCATGCCCTTGCACGAAGATGCCCGAGACATGGCCGTCCTGCTCCACCACCGGCTGGCAGACCAGATCGACGAAGACCTGCACCGGCCCGCCGTCCTTGGCATTGCGGCGCAGCCGGGCGCTCAGGCCGCGCGCCACGAAGGGCTGGCCGGTGGCGAATACCCGATCCAGCGCATCGAGCAGGCTGCGCGGCCGCAGCTCGGCCAATGCTTCGCGCACCGGCCGCCCCAACAGCGGCCGGGCCCCCACCAGGCGCGAAAACGCTTCGTTGGTCAATTCGAAGACATGCGTAGGGCCGCGCAGCACGCACATGAAGCCGGGCGCCTGGGCAAACAGACGGCGCAGATGGCGCGATTCGGCGTTGAGCAGGTCGTTGAGCTGCTGCATCTGCTCGGCGCGGCGCAGCACCTGGCCGCTGAGGGTGGCGGGCAGCGCACTATGGCGCGTCGCCGTCCGGTTGAGCTTGAGCCGCTGCAACGCGGTGATGTCCTCGACCAGCTGGATCACCTGGACCACGCTCCCGTCCGGCCCATGCACCGGCACGTGCGCACAGCTCCAGTAGCGATCGTCGAATACCGGCCTGTCGTCTTCCTGGTAGAGCAGGATCTTGTAGTGCAACAGCGGGATGACATCGCCGACACCATGGTCGCGCACCCGCTCCAGCGAGCGTTGCAGTTGGCGTTGCGCCGCGTCGTCCAGCGCATCGGGGGCGCAGGGATACGCCTCGAACAGATAGCGGCCGATCAGGGTGGAGGCCGGGCGGCCGGTGACCGCCAGATAGGCCCGGTTTGCCGCGATGATCACAAAATCACGGTCCATCACCAGCAAGGGTGCGGGCGCGGCGTCGAAGAACGCTTGGTAATCCATCGGGTCGGCAGTGTGGGGCACGGGAGAAAGGGCTCAGGCGATGTGCCGCAGGCGCTCGGCTTCGGTCTCGATGGTCTGGATGGCCTGGTCAAAATGCAGCGACTTGTCGAAGAAATAGTCGACGCCCAATGCGCGCGCGCGCTGCTCATAGATCGGAAACGCATGGTTGGTCAGCACGACGCGCACCGGCGCCAGCGCCTCGCCGGCGTGGTTCTGGGCCAGGTAGCGCAACACCTCGAACCCGGTGCCCACTCGCAGTTCGAGATCGACCACCAGCAGATCGAATGATTGCTGCTTGAGCTTGGAGACGGCCTCCTCGGCGGTGGCTGCGGTCGCTGCGAATACGATGTAATCAATGGCGGACAGCGCATCGATCAGGGCCTCGCGGATCACATCGGAATCTTCGATCAGCATCACGCGCACCATCCGGGTGGCGATCTCATCCATTGCGGTTGTGGCTTCTGACATCATTCAACTGCATCTTCTCGTCTCGGGCCCGCACCCATGCGGCACGCGGTGCGTACGACTCGATAATGGGCACCCGCTCTCAGCCCAAGCACTGCATCCTCCCCGTAGGCAAAGCGCCTACCCCAACCTGCGCCATGGCGATCAACTGATCAACTCGTTCTTGATGGCGTAGTAGGTCAGATCCGCATTGGTCTTGAGATTCATCTTTTCCAGCACCCGGGTACGGTAGGTGCTGACGGTCTTCACGCTAAGGAACAGCTCCTCGGCGATCTCGGTCGGCGACTTGCCGCTCGCCAGCTTGAAGAACACCTGGAACTCCCGCTCGGACAGCGTCTCATGCAGCCGCTTTTCGCTCGGATGGGTCAGCTCGGTGGCCAACAGGTCAGCCAGCTCCATCGAGAGATAGCGGCGTCCGGCGCAGATCACGCGGATCGCACGGATGATCTCGTCCGGGTCCGCGTCCTTGGACAGGTAGCCACGGCAGCCCGACCGGATCAGGTTGAGCGCGTACTGTTCCTGGGCGAAGCCGGACAGGATCAGCACCGGCATCTGCGGGCAGATGCGCTGCAGATCGCGCAAGGTGTCCACGCCGTTCTTGTCGGGCATGGAGATATCAAGGATGGCGATATCGAAGCTCTCCTTGCGCACGAGCTGCAGCGCTTCCAGCCCGGAAGCAGCTTCGCCGGCCACACCGAGGTCGTCTTCCAGTTCGATCAACGCCCTGAGGCCCGAGCGCACGATCTTGTGGTCATCCACGAGCAGTACGCGTTTTTTCATCATGTCGATGCAACTCCAAGATTCACTGCTACACGACAGTGTAGCGCCGCGCTCACGTGCGCTGCGCCAACCAATCGGATAGCGCCTCGGCATGCTCTTCTTGCGCGGCAAGGATGTCCTGCAACAATCGCCACGTATCCCGCTCCCTGCCTTCGACCAGCCGGGCCAGCCGGCGGCAGGTATCGGCAGCGGCGCGTTCGGCAACAAGGCCGGCGCGCAGCATGTCGTCCAATGTCGTCGGCACGGGCTCGTCGGCCTGGCCATGGACCAGCAGGCCCACCGGCGAAAAATCGGGGGTACTGCCCAGCCGTACGATACGCTCCGCGATGCGTTCGGCGTAGGCCGTCTTCTCGTCGGCCAAGCGCCTGAACTCAGCAGCGACCGCGACCGAGGCCCAACCACGTGCCACGACGGCGTAACCACGATAACGCAAGGCACGGACCAATTCCGCACCCAGCAATTGATCGAGCACGGCAAGTGCACGTCGGTCGATGTCAGCGACGCGGCCGGTATGCCACTCCGAGGCTTGCGCCTGTCCGGCATGCCTATGCGGCTGGCCTGTCCGGGCATGAAATCCGGAAGCAACCATACGCTCCTCCTTGCCGTCACGTGCTGCTGCGCCGCAATCAGCTGGTATGTTATAAGCGGGAGGGTCGGACAGCGCGGCGAAGTGCTTCATCAGGCACCGCCAACCCGCCGCCGGGGCAGAGGGATACAGCGCCCCCGCCACCCCTCTTGTATCTTGTTGCGGAATTTACGATGCCGGCTCACGCCGCAGTAGGCGGCACGGACTGAAGGTTTTGTCAGAATCCACTGACAAGGACTCCTACAAAAACAATGAAACAGCTGTTGGACAAAGCTTACGCAGTGGCGCGCCAGCTCGGCTGGCGCCTCTGCCTGACGCTGCTCGCCTGTATCGTCTCGGCGCTGCTGTCGTTCGGCATCCATGTGATGTGGATCGAACACTCCGAAGCGCAGTTGCGGGCCATGGTGGCCACCCGGGCGCGGCTCGAACTCCTTGCCCGGATCGACAGTGCGCTGGTGCGCGCCGAAAGCGCGCAGCGTGGCTACCTCATCATGGGCAACAGCAGCTATCTCGCACCCTACGACCGGCGCGCCGAGGAGGCACGCAATGCGCTGGCGCGGCTGCAGGAGGACGTGTCGCGCGATCCGGCCGCCCGGCAACGACTGGCGGCGGCATTGCGCCGGCTGACGCTGATGGCAGGCGAACGGCTGGCGGAGATGGATCTGACCATCCGCTTCGTCCGCCAGGGGAGCCTGGACCAGGCCCACCATATCATCGCCACCGGGGCCGGGCTCAGGAAAAGCCTACAGATCTCCGGCGCGATCGAGGCATTGACCGGCTTCGAACAGCAATATCTGCAAGGGCAGCGCAGTGGCCGCAAGGCGCAGATGCATCTGATGTTCATCTCGCTGGCCGCCACCGCGTTGTTGACCGTGCTGCTGGTGCTGCTGACCGTGCAGCGACTACTGCGCGAATTAGCCCGGCGCCAACGCGAAACGGACGAGCTGGCGCGCCACCAGGCTGAACTGGACCGGCTGGTCCAGGAACGCACCGTGCAGATGGAAAAGCTGGCGATCGAATACCAGGTGGACGTGGAGCGCGAGCGCTACAAGCTTTCCCGCGAGCTGCACGACGAGCTGGGAGCTATCCTCACCGCCACCAAGATCGACCTGTCCTGGATTCAGCGCCAGATCAAGGACAACTACCCGCTGGTGGTGGACAAGCTCAACAAGACATTGCGCAACCTGGATCAGGGCATCCAGTTCAAGCGCCAGGTGGTACAGGCCCTGCATCCGACCCTGCTCTCGACATTCGGGCTCACCGCGGCAATCCGGGCGCACGCGGAAGAAGCCGCGCAGCGCAGCAACTGGACGCTGACCCTCAACCTGCCCGATGGCACCGAACGGGTGGACGACGTGCTCGCGCTGATCGTCTACCGGGTGCTGCAGGAGACGCTGAACAATGCGGCCAAATACGCACAGGCCGACCATGTATCGATCAGCCTGATCAGCGACGACGACTATCTGAAGCTGGAAATCGAAGACAACGGCGTCGGCATGAACCTGCAACGCCTGCCCGAAGGCACGCATGGGCTGCAGGGGATGCGCCACCGGGTGATCGCGGTGGGCGGCAAGATCGATATCCACAGCGAACCGGGCCGCGGTGTATTTACCTGTGCGCTGATTCCCAAGACCATCCGCAGCACCCGCAGCGGGCCGAATGCTATAGCGCCTGCCGATGTAAGAAACGTTTGACGCAGCGGTCGCGCACATCGGAACGGTCGTCGGTGCAATTGAGCGCAGCCCGTCGGAAATCGCTGTCCTCGCCGATGCCGGCGGCAAGGCTGTCATAGGACACGAAGGCGTCGGCATTGCGCTTCAGATCCGCAAGCGCGGTGTTGCGCTGCTCGCTTGCCTGCTGCCGGCAGGCCGCGCCGCGGCCGGTGCCGCTGCGCTCGCAGCGGGCGCTTTCCAGCGTGTAGAGCGCTTCGACCTTGTTGCGGGCGGCGCGCAACCGCGCGGCGGCGGTGTTTTCAAGCTCGGCACGCGCATCCTCCTGCGCGATGGTGCGATCCAGCTGCGCCTCTTCCAGGCAGCGCTGCCGTGCGTCACCCCCTTGCTGCACGCAGGATACGGCCTGCTGGCGGAACATGCGCTCGCCTTCCCCCGCAGGATCGATCCCGGTCGCACCGGACGGCAACGCCAGTCCCAGCAGCGCAACATGGCCCAGGCAGACCGTTACGCGATACCACATCTTCTTTCCCATGACCTTCTCCTGGGACCCGTCCGCCAGCGCCGGCAACGGCGAGGCGGGCGGGCCCTCCAACTACTTCTTGGCGTCTTCCGCGGCGCCTTGCAGCTTTTCGCCGCCGCGCTCGATGTCCTTGCCTGCGCCTTGGACGGTATTGCAGGCACTCAGCAGGGTCAGGCAGGCCAGGCTGAGCAATGCGAGGATGCGTTTCATGAGCGTTTCTCCTTGTTTGATGGCGCCTTCGGCGAAGGCGGCACGGCAAGCGACGCAACGCGCTGCCTGGGTGTAAATCTAGGGGCAAGCACGATGCACGGGCCATTGCATGGCTGCGGATTGTGACGTAGGAATGGGACGACAGATCAAGGAGTTGGGGTCAGTTCATCAGCCACAGCAACGCCCGGCCGCGATGCATCCGGTCCAACACTGCGCGCATCATCACCGCCAGTGCCGGCCCCAGGATCAGCCCCCATACGCCCCACAGCCAGCCCCACAGCATCATCGAGACAAAGATCGAGGTCTGGTTGACGCGCGAGAGCCGGCTTTGCATCCACGACACCAACAGGGTACCGACCAGCGAGGCCCCGAGGACCAGGCCGCTTGCCAGCATCAGCGCAAGTAGCAGGCTGCCCAGCTGCAGGTAACTGACGCCGAAGGCGAGCGCACCGAACAGGGCCATGCCGATATAGGGCACGAAGTGCAGCAGCGCGGCAGTGACACCCCAGCCGACCGGATTCTCCAGGCCGAACACCGCGAACGTGGCGCAGGTGAACAGGCCGATCACCACGTTGGAAATCAACAGCACCCCGACATACAGCCGCAGCTGGTGCAGCGGCTCGCGCAGCAGGTTGCGCGCGCACGGGCGCGTGCACTGTGCCAGGCGCAGCACCCGCAACAGCCCCCGGGTCAGCCGCGGCATCTCCAACAGCGAGAGAAAGGTCATCAACAGAATGACGGTCAGCTTGGAGACCATCACCAGCACCGAACTCGTCGCCAGGATGGCGGTGTCCTTGAGCAGCGACGCCTGGGCCACCGGACCGGTGGACGTCGCAGCGGGCACGGGCGCGGCCATCGGCGCCGAGGCGGTCGCGTTCAGCGACTGTTCCAGCCGGTTCAGCGAACCACCCACCCGCGTCAGCAGATTATCCGGATCATGCTGCAGCTGTCCGATCTTGCCGGCCAGCTTCTGCGCCAGCTCCGGCACGCGTTCCGCGGCCAGTGCCACCTGCTGGCCGAAGAACATCACACCGCCGCCGATCACGCCACTGACCGCCAGCACGACCAGCACCGTCGCCAACGCGCGCGACGGCACCACCCGCATGCACAGCACGACCACCGGATCGAGCAGCAGCGCAAGCAGCAACCCCACGAACACCGGCACCAGCATGTCGCGCGCCAACCCCATCAGCGCCAGCACCAGCACCGCTGCAAACAGCCCCGACAACGGCCCGCTCGCAAGCAGCATCAGTGAAAGCCGGCGCAGGACAGTACCCGTCGGCAGCGCCTCGCTGCGCGGTTCAGGTTCGATGACGACGGTTGGGTTCGGCTTCATGCGGCGCTCCACGCAGGGCGCTTACGCCCGATAAAAAACACCGGCGCCACGGGCCGGTGTCGAACTATCCATCCAGCAGGAACCGGACCGGCCGGGCTTTCGGCCGGCCGGTACCGACCTACTTGTTGTTCAGACGGCGCTCGGCGTCGTCCAGGCAGACCCGCTTGGCGTCGCCGGCCAGATCGTCACAGCGCTCCTTGGCCACCTTGTAGTCCGCCTCGCGCTGCTTGCGCTCGGCCTCGGCCTGGGCACGTTGCTCGCGATCGGCGGCACGCAGGTTGGCCTTGTCGATGTCCTCGCCCGCATCGGCCTCGGCCAGCGCCTTGTCGCGCGCCGCCTTGGCTTCCTTCATGCACACGTCCTTCTTGTTGCCGGCGAAGTCGTCGCATTGCTCTTCGCGCACTTCGTACTCGGCCTTGGCGCGGACACGGATGGCCTCGGCACGCGCATCCGGCGTGTTCTTGCCTAGTGCATCCAGCTCGGCGAGCGCGATATCACGATCGGCCTTGACGCGTTCCTGGCAGACATCCTTGGCGTTGCCGGACAGGCCTTTGCACTGGGCCTTGCCGGTGTCGTAGCGTTCCTGGATGGTGCGCCGTTGCGCTTCATGCTCGTCGGCGGCGGCGTGGGCTGCGCCGGCCGCGGCAAAGACGAGACTGGCGGCAAACAGGATCGGGTGCAGTCGGATGGGTTTGTTCATGCGTTGCTCCTTTGTGCTTGTTGGTCTTGTGTAGTGTGTGGATCTGTCTGCGCCGCCACGATCCGGCGGCGGCAGGACATCATTGCCACTTGTAGTCGGTGCTGCGCTCGAAGTCGTTGATCTGTTGCTCGGCTTCTTCCTTCGAGATGCCGTAGGCTTCCTGGATGCGGCCGGACAGCTGCTCGCGGCGTCCCTCGATCTGATCCAGATGATCATCGGTGAGGCGGCCCCACTGCTCGCGGACCTTGCCTTTGAACTGCTTCCAGTTGCCTTGGACTTGATCCCGGTTCATGGCTTTCTCCTGATCTGTTGTGGAAGGATGCGGCGCCCCGGGACGGGGTCTGCCGTCATGAACGTCATGCTATGCCTCACCCGGGTTGCTGCCCGTCGGCCGGCCGCCGCAGTTGCCATAGGAAAAACCGGGGCGGCATCGTCGGCGTGCGCCTACATCACACCTGCCGCAACAACGCTGGCCGTGTCGCGCCAAGGGGCTCTACACTGCCGTTCTTCCATCCTTATCCGCCCAAGGAGTCCCTACCCCATGAGCAAGCAGATCATCCATAGCGACCACGCCCCCGCTGCTGTCGGCACCTATTCGCAAGCGGTCAAGGTGGGGAACACGGTCTATCTGTCGGGCCAGATCGGGCTGGAACCGGCCAGCGGCACACTGGTCGAGGGCTTCGAGGCGCAATGCCATCAGGTGTTCCGCAATCTGCGTGCAGTGTGCCAGGCAGCCGGTGGCGATCTGTCCGATCTGGTGAAGCTGGGGGTATTTGTCGTCGACCTGGCCCATTTCGCAACGCTGAACCAGATCATGGGCGAGTATTTCTCCCAGCCCTTCCCGGCCCGCGCCGCCGTGCAAGCCGCCGCGCTGCCCAAGGGCGCGCTGGTCGAGGCCGATGGTGTGATGGTGCTCGCCTAGGACCCAGGCGCAATGGCTTCGCAACTGCACCGCGCCGGGCACGCGTTGGTCACACAGCGCGTGGCGCGGGTGACGACACAGTCCGGGCAAGGCGGGCGACGCACGGGATGGCAGGCCCGCGGCCTTTGTGACGAGCCGGTGGACATACCGCTGTCGCACAGCCTGCCCGGGCACCGCGACGCTGCCGCAAAACAACGGCAGACCGTCTTCAACCCCTTGTTCCAGCAGCATTTCCCGACACCCTTCCCCTGCCGG is a genomic window containing:
- a CDS encoding response regulator — protein: MMKKRVLLVDDHKIVRSGLRALIELEDDLGVAGEAASGLEALQLVRKESFDIAILDISMPDKNGVDTLRDLQRICPQMPVLILSGFAQEQYALNLIRSGCRGYLSKDADPDEIIRAIRVICAGRRYLSMELADLLATELTHPSEKRLHETLSEREFQVFFKLASGKSPTEIAEELFLSVKTVSTYRTRVLEKMNLKTNADLTYYAIKNELIS
- a CDS encoding DNA topoisomerase IB produces the protein MIEPPELVRVSADAPGYRRIRCGRGFRYVDPDGANVRDPAILARIRALAIPPAWERVWICMVPHGHLQATGYDSKGRKQYRYHEEWQVHRAADKFAHLARFARALPRLRQRVARDLAAHGLPRSKVLAALVRLLEATLVRVGNEEYARANRSFGLTTLRKRHVQLGSSVVQLRFRGKSGVEHRIQFRDRTLAGVLRRCMELPGAQVFRYRDAQGVVRRLTSTDVNDYLRDASGTQATAKDFRTWGATREATALCLAHPPCRNATEAKRCTKAIVDAVAGRLGNTPAVCRSAYIHPAVLTHFANAWCDGREPPGLPRVRGLDRTERVTLALIEARAD
- a CDS encoding ferritin-like domain-containing protein — translated: MVASGFHARTGQPHRHAGQAQASEWHTGRVADIDRRALAVLDQLLGAELVRALRYRGYAVVARGWASVAVAAEFRRLADEKTAYAERIAERIVRLGSTPDFSPVGLLVHGQADEPVPTTLDDMLRAGLVAERAAADTCRRLARLVEGRERDTWRLLQDILAAQEEHAEALSDWLAQRT
- a CDS encoding entericidin A/B family lipoprotein; the encoded protein is MKRILALLSLACLTLLSACNTVQGAGKDIERGGEKLQGAAEDAKK
- a CDS encoding AI-2E family transporter — its product is MKPNPTVVIEPEPRSEALPTGTVLRRLSLMLLASGPLSGLFAAVLVLALMGLARDMLVPVFVGLLLALLLDPVVVLCMRVVPSRALATVLVVLAVSGVIGGGVMFFGQQVALAAERVPELAQKLAGKIGQLQHDPDNLLTRVGGSLNRLEQSLNATASAPMAAPVPAATSTGPVAQASLLKDTAILATSSVLVMVSKLTVILLMTFLSLLEMPRLTRGLLRVLRLAQCTRPCARNLLREPLHQLRLYVGVLLISNVVIGLFTCATFAVFGLENPVGWGVTAALLHFVPYIGMALFGALAFGVSYLQLGSLLLALMLASGLVLGASLVGTLLVSWMQSRLSRVNQTSIFVSMMLWGWLWGVWGLILGPALAVMMRAVLDRMHRGRALLWLMN
- a CDS encoding response regulator, with product MSEATTAMDEIATRMVRVMLIEDSDVIREALIDALSAIDYIVFAATAATAEEAVSKLKQQSFDLLVVDLELRVGTGFEVLRYLAQNHAGEALAPVRVVLTNHAFPIYEQRARALGVDYFFDKSLHFDQAIQTIETEAERLRHIA
- a CDS encoding Rid family detoxifying hydrolase, producing MSKQIIHSDHAPAAVGTYSQAVKVGNTVYLSGQIGLEPASGTLVEGFEAQCHQVFRNLRAVCQAAGGDLSDLVKLGVFVVDLAHFATLNQIMGEYFSQPFPARAAVQAAALPKGALVEADGVMVLA
- a CDS encoding CHASE3 domain-containing protein, producing the protein MDKAYAVARQLGWRLCLTLLACIVSALLSFGIHVMWIEHSEAQLRAMVATRARLELLARIDSALVRAESAQRGYLIMGNSSYLAPYDRRAEEARNALARLQEDVSRDPAARQRLAAALRRLTLMAGERLAEMDLTIRFVRQGSLDQAHHIIATGAGLRKSLQISGAIEALTGFEQQYLQGQRSGRKAQMHLMFISLAATALLTVLLVLLTVQRLLRELARRQRETDELARHQAELDRLVQERTVQMEKLAIEYQVDVERERYKLSRELHDELGAILTATKIDLSWIQRQIKDNYPLVVDKLNKTLRNLDQGIQFKRQVVQALHPTLLSTFGLTAAIRAHAEEAAQRSNWTLTLNLPDGTERVDDVLALIVYRVLQETLNNAAKYAQADHVSISLISDDDYLKLEIEDNGVGMNLQRLPEGTHGLQGMRHRVIAVGGKIDIHSEPGRGVFTCALIPKTIRSTRSGPNAIAPADVRNV
- a CDS encoding DUF1501 domain-containing protein; amino-acid sequence: MHRRDFLRLGLLAGGLYACPGLILPAQAAVTLGRRTLVSVTLAGGPDFRHLFAPGIAANQPADSYAARWWAARAASQGIAVAQRNIAGYAQRYTSAYLSLNQPGTAVSAGAGILASCGWLKEQWDAGNVAMIHNVIGATSRDHAHSLLVMDQGDRGSGAIDRKPGWGGRLAALLGGTARVGALTKTPRPFCLAPSGNGQPPNADLVLNLANSRKLALAERVTNPNDPVWKQTGSELVLARSLKSYYAGRNFNGDPALARLARHERALRELGAQVTAQLGGGETLTDGARLPVPDAIRALYSDVAVPYPSRYWGGQIRNLHDVLALSGVVNTPVLSMEYGGWDTHKLQRDDIEGNFIDLFGKGRGFDLLWQNLDATARRNLVLVIYGEFGRQLAANGDQGTDHGRGNAVLVIGESVKGGMYGTPFPEREIPLFARGLNDDIQGLTGVEHVFGAVADWVAGGSTGNNVVNRSNALIESGLRLDQLFA
- a CDS encoding PAS domain-containing sensor histidine kinase — protein: MPHTADPMDYQAFFDAAPAPLLVMDRDFVIIAANRAYLAVTGRPASTLIGRYLFEAYPCAPDALDDAAQRQLQRSLERVRDHGVGDVIPLLHYKILLYQEDDRPVFDDRYWSCAHVPVHGPDGSVVQVIQLVEDITALQRLKLNRTATRHSALPATLSGQVLRRAEQMQQLNDLLNAESRHLRRLFAQAPGFMCVLRGPTHVFELTNEAFSRLVGARPLLGRPVREALAELRPRSLLDALDRVFATGQPFVARGLSARLRRNAKDGGPVQVFVDLVCQPVVEQDGHVSGIFVQGHDITEQKQIEDELARYREVLEQRVQERTHKLSELAGYLQRVSEDERHRLARELHDELGSLLTAIKLDLSWIKRQLTGAAPAVLEKLVRALSLLDDGIAMKRRLIEDLRPSALRHLGLRDALAMLLDEQGARNGWQVQFDVGSGLLPPEDDAALALYRIAQEALTNVAKYAQATTLQVTLGTQDGWSVLTVRDDGVGFDPADLRARPIGHHGLIGMEQRVLAFGGEFKVRSQPGQGTAILARIPATPSMPPAADA
- a CDS encoding CsbD family protein; translation: MNRDQVQGNWKQFKGKVREQWGRLTDDHLDQIEGRREQLSGRIQEAYGISKEEAEQQINDFERSTDYKWQ